One region of Miscanthus floridulus cultivar M001 chromosome 19, ASM1932011v1, whole genome shotgun sequence genomic DNA includes:
- the LOC136527965 gene encoding chaperone protein dnaJ 16-like — translation MAGSRFGSFKSEKGDSASAAAGAAGGAAQRRDPYEVLGVGRTATDQEIKSAFRRMALKYHPDKNGDDPIASDKFQEVTFSYNILSDPDKRRQYDTSGFDAIESDSQELELDLSSLNTVNTVFAALFSKLGVPIKTTVSATVLEEALNGSVMVSQLQLGNSVQRKVEKQLAHFYSVDITEKQAKMGLVCRVHSNDKSKFKLLYFELEENGGLSLALQEDSVKVGKVTAAGMYFLGFPVYRFEQNNLAAAAKDSDGAFFKRLDSFQPCDIHELKPGTHFFAVYGDNFFKSASYTIKVVCGESFPAEKEMLRNVEAKILTKRAELSKFESEYREVLAKFTEMTSKYTQEMQAIDDLLKERNEIHASYTNNPSLKRSSSRNKGKSPSKVAKTDTEKHPQKEKKVKDHCMEGYGSDSDNSSEKKSKERFPRKKWLNIPFKLDRRKTG, via the exons ATGGCGGGGTCGAGGTTCGGGTCGTTCAAGTCGGAGAAGGGCGACTCCGCCTCCGCGGCGGCTGGGGCGGCGGGTGGAGCGGCGCAGAGGAGGGACCCGTACGAGGTGCTCGGGGTGGGCCGCACCGCCACCGACCAGGAGATCAAGAGTGCGTTCCGACGCATGGCGCTCAA GTACCATCCGGACAAGAATGGTGATGACCCTATTGCATCAGACAAGTTCCAGGAAGTCACATTCTCCTACAACATCCTGTCAGATCCAGATAAGAGGCGGCAGTACGATACGTCAGGATTTGAT GCAATCGAATCCGATAGTCAGGAATTGGAGCTGGACCTATCGAGTCTCAATACTGTAAACACGGTGTTTGCAGCTCTTTTTAG TAAGCTTGGTGTGCCAATTAAAACAACTGTTTCAGCAACAGTTTTGGAGGAGGCATTGAATGGGTCGGTTATGGTTTCTCAACTCCAGCTAGGAAACTCAGTGCAGAGAAAG GTGGAAAAGCAATTGGCCCATTTCTATTCTGTGGACATAActgaaaaacaagctaaaatgGGGCTAGTTTGTCGTGTTCACTCAAACGATAAGAGCAAATTCAAG TTGCTTTATTTTGAGCTTGAAGAAAATGGTGGGCTTAGTCTTGCACTACAG GAAGACAGTGTGAAGGTTGGGAAAGTTACTGCTGCAGGGATGTATTTCCTTGGTTTTCCTGTGTACCGTTTTGAACAAAATAACCTG GCAGCTGCTGCAAAGGATTCTGATGGTGCATTCTTTAAAAGATTGGATAGCTTTCAGCCATGTGACATACATGAACTGAAACCTGGAACCCACTTCTTTGCTGTCTATG GTGACAATTTCTTTAAGAGCGCAAGTTATACTATAAAGGTTGTATGTGGTGAATCTTTTCCTGCCGAAAAGGAGATGCTACGAAATGTGGAGGCAAAGATACTCACAAAACGAGCTGAACTTTCCAAATTTGAGTCAGAGTATAGGGAG GTTTTGGCAAAGTTCACTGAAATGACCAGCAAATACACACAAGAAATGCAAGCG ATTGATGATCTTCTAAAGGAAAGGAATGAGATCCATGCTTCCTATACCAACAATCCATCTCTAAAACGGAGTTCCAGCAGGAATAAAGGCAAGTCACCTTCGAAAGTGGCCAAAACCGATACAGAAAAACATCCTCAGAAGGAAAAGAAAGTGAAGGATCACTGCATGGAGGGATATGGAAGTGACAGTGATAACTCAagtgaaaagaaatcaaaagagcgGTTCCCAAGGAAGAAATGGTTGAACATTCCATTCAAACTTGACAGGAGAAAGACAGGCTGA